From the Candidatus Aegiribacteria sp. genome, the window AGGCAAATCATCAGAGCTAATACTATTGTACGCTTCATTGTTTTCCCCTTTCCCTGCTATCGGCTTCCGCCGCCGAGTGAATAGTATTCCTGTGTAAGTTCAGCAAGTTCCACTTCAAGTGCAACAATCTCTTCAAGTTCTTCAACGATATGACCGGGTAGAGTTGCAAGTTCTTCCTCAAGGCCATCTGCTTTGGCCTCTGCAGCCAGAGCTGCGGCTCGGGCATCGTCTCTTGCCTGAAGTTCTGCGGCGCTTGGGCCGCATGCTGCTAACAGCAGAGACACTGTCAGGAGTCCAAGAAGGAACAATTTTGTTCTCGTCTTGAGCATACCTGGCACCTCCTCTCGATTCGGTTGGTTTTTCTTACTGGCGCAAATATACAAATAATATTTTCCATATACTCGCACGGTTATCCACTAACTATGAAATCTTAACGAATACATGTCATATGTCAAGAAGAATAATCTCTATAGTAGAACAAATATAAGTAAATCAGGAGACATATAACCATACCCACGATATCAGCCAGGAAATCACCTGCAGAACAGTCTCTTCCTGGAACATAACTTTGATGTATCTCATCGAGAAGAGCCCATAAACTCCCTGCAGCGAACAGAAGGGGCAGTGGATGAAAACCTCTGCATAGATCCTTATTCAGAAGAAGTGCAGCGAAAAGTAGAAAAAATTCGACTGCATGAAGTGCTTTATCCTGCATAGGGAAAAGTGGAGGTATTATTTCGATTGAAGGCTGGTGACTCAGATAAAAAATGACAGACAGCATAAACAGAAGAGAACCTCTTCTCGCTAACATGTGAACCGTTTGCCAGGTTTTCTCAGTCACTCTGCGCCGTATTCGTAAGAGTAACTTTGTGAACCTGACAGTTACCACATCCTGTTTTAGAGACATCTTCAGCGATCTTTTCCGCTTCACCGGTCAGTTGCTGAACCTTCCTGTTCACATGTGTGTAACAGCCGCCAATTGATGCTGTAATTGATATCTGAGTATCCGATGTGCGGGATATATACCGCCACGAAAGAGCATCAGCCACTCTCTGGCTCAGGGCTTCCATTTCCGCTCTCTCTGCTTTTGGAATGCATGCCGCAAAACTGTCCGGACCGGTTCTGGAAATAAGTATTTCATCAGAAAAGCAATTTCTGAAGCGAGTAGCAGCTTCCTTCAGAACTTTATCTCCTTCACTGTAGCCGTGGTTCCTGTTGATTAACTCGAACTCATCGATATCTGCAACAAGCACCCCAATTGACCATCCGTATGTCTGAACTCTTTTTGCCATCTCGTGCAGATGTCTGTCAAAGAGTGTAATTCCCGGAAGCCCGGTCAGAGTATCACGGCCGGAAATATTTCTGAATCTGTTTCTGAAATCTGCCAGTTCATCAGTCAGAGCAAGCAATCCCGCAGCAGCAAGAATGATACTCTCATGATACTGATCGAAAGCCTTATCATCCTCGTGCTCAACAATGATAACAGCAAACACTTCGTTATCACGCATAGCGGGAACGCCCATGCAGCTGCCCACTCGGAGGTTAAGATCCCCTTCGCTTGAGAAGGAACTGACGTTTCTTTCTCCGTGCTTTATTCCGGAGCGCTTGCAGGGGACACGATTTTTTACTATCCATCCCGCCAACCCTTCACTGATTGAAGAAACTCTCTTCCTCCGCCATCTGGCGAGAGGACCTCTTGAAACCCATACACGGATCTCTTTGTTTTCCACATTCACATCAGCAATCGATACTGTTGAATCCGGGATGATCTCTG encodes:
- a CDS encoding VanZ family protein, coding for MLSVIFYLSHQPSIEIIPPLFPMQDKALHAVEFFLLFAALLLNKDLCRGFHPLPLLFAAGSLWALLDEIHQSYVPGRDCSAGDFLADIVGMVICLLIYLYLFYYRDYSS